A genomic stretch from Sander vitreus isolate 19-12246 chromosome 17, sanVit1, whole genome shotgun sequence includes:
- the fancl gene encoding E3 ubiquitin-protein ligase FANCL isoform X2 → MSAMESSLVKDNPLLLPLNKEKTVYDGFITVQERDFRLRILLPPDRQFKGARLHCCWQLKHLLHGYEHIVKQEVGLKSHRECRSIPPPQYYSQLISEMETLGWGKLLFIDTEFRTLRLKAEDSCGRQHVLTIKLKSKHPAEAPECSADLPVPLAMTWTPQNTLDQLHSQFLLVLESLTEFWDVLDEIDSKTWILEPEKASRSDTMRRIAIGNNVSIKVEVDPRHPKMLPECCLLGAEHVVTPLRNKLNANMHLWNPDCSVLHNLRDVLEIEFPSPATHEKSSFSVECGICYSYRLEAAIPDQVCNDPRCGQPFHQACLYEWLRALPSSRQSFNIVFGECPYCSKPITVKMAAQK, encoded by the exons GAACGGGACTTCAGATTGAGAATACTACTCCCACCAGATCGCCAATTTAAAGGGGCCAG GCTGCACTGCTGTTGGCAGTTGAAACACCTGTTGCATGGGTATGAGCACATAGTGAAGCAG GAAGTTGGTCTGAAGAGCCATCGGGAGTGCCGCTCCATCCCTCCTCCACAGTATTACTCTCAGCTCATCTCTGAGATGGAGACCCTTGGGTGGGGCAA GCTGCTCTTCATAGACACAGAGTTCCGAACGTTGAGACTGAAGGCGGAGGACTCCTGTGGAAGGCAGCACGTTCTCACTATTAAACTCAAGTCTAAG CACCCTGCAGAGGCTCCTGAATGCTCAGCTGACCTGCCGGTCCCTCTGGCCATGACGTGGACTCCACAG AACACTCTGGACCAGCTCCACAGCCAGTTCCTGCTGGTTTTGGAGTCCCTGACCGAGTTCTGGGACGTCCTGGATGAGATTGACAGTAAGACCTGGATCCTGGAGCCGGAAAAAGCCAGCCGGTCCGACACCATGAGGCGGATCGCCATCG gaaacAACGTATCCATCAAAGTGGAGGTGGATCCCAGACACCCTAAGATGCTGCCAGAGTGCTGCCTGCTGGGAGCCGAGCATG TGGTGACTCCGCTGAGGAATAAGCTGAACGCCAACATGCACCTGTG GAACCCGGACTGCAGCGTCTTGCACAACCTCCGGGATGTTTTGGAGATCGAATTCCCGTCACCTGCCACCCACGAAAAATCT agtTTCAGCGTTGAGTGTGGGATCTGTTACTCCTATCGTCTTGAAGCTGCGATCCCTGATCAAGTGTGTAATGACCCTCGCTGTGGCCAGCCCTTCCACCAGGCCTGTCTGTAtgag TGGCTGCGAGCGCTGCCCTCCAGCAGGCAGAGCTTCAACATTGTTTTTGGAGAGTGTCCTTACTGCAGCAAG CCTATTACTGTGAAAATGGCAGCCCAGAAGTGA
- the fancl gene encoding E3 ubiquitin-protein ligase FANCL isoform X1, which yields MSAMESSLVKDNPLLLPLNKEKTVYDGFITVQERDFRLRILLPPDRQFKGARLHCCWQLKHLLHGYEHIVKQRLQQSADLVSFILELKTILEVGLKSHRECRSIPPPQYYSQLISEMETLGWGKLLFIDTEFRTLRLKAEDSCGRQHVLTIKLKSKHPAEAPECSADLPVPLAMTWTPQNTLDQLHSQFLLVLESLTEFWDVLDEIDSKTWILEPEKASRSDTMRRIAIGNNVSIKVEVDPRHPKMLPECCLLGAEHVVTPLRNKLNANMHLWNPDCSVLHNLRDVLEIEFPSPATHEKSSFSVECGICYSYRLEAAIPDQVCNDPRCGQPFHQACLYEWLRALPSSRQSFNIVFGECPYCSKPITVKMAAQK from the exons GAACGGGACTTCAGATTGAGAATACTACTCCCACCAGATCGCCAATTTAAAGGGGCCAG GCTGCACTGCTGTTGGCAGTTGAAACACCTGTTGCATGGGTATGAGCACATAGTGAAGCAG AGGCTGCAGCAGTCGGCTGATCTTGTCAGTTTCATTCTGGAGCTAAAGACCATCTTG GAAGTTGGTCTGAAGAGCCATCGGGAGTGCCGCTCCATCCCTCCTCCACAGTATTACTCTCAGCTCATCTCTGAGATGGAGACCCTTGGGTGGGGCAA GCTGCTCTTCATAGACACAGAGTTCCGAACGTTGAGACTGAAGGCGGAGGACTCCTGTGGAAGGCAGCACGTTCTCACTATTAAACTCAAGTCTAAG CACCCTGCAGAGGCTCCTGAATGCTCAGCTGACCTGCCGGTCCCTCTGGCCATGACGTGGACTCCACAG AACACTCTGGACCAGCTCCACAGCCAGTTCCTGCTGGTTTTGGAGTCCCTGACCGAGTTCTGGGACGTCCTGGATGAGATTGACAGTAAGACCTGGATCCTGGAGCCGGAAAAAGCCAGCCGGTCCGACACCATGAGGCGGATCGCCATCG gaaacAACGTATCCATCAAAGTGGAGGTGGATCCCAGACACCCTAAGATGCTGCCAGAGTGCTGCCTGCTGGGAGCCGAGCATG TGGTGACTCCGCTGAGGAATAAGCTGAACGCCAACATGCACCTGTG GAACCCGGACTGCAGCGTCTTGCACAACCTCCGGGATGTTTTGGAGATCGAATTCCCGTCACCTGCCACCCACGAAAAATCT agtTTCAGCGTTGAGTGTGGGATCTGTTACTCCTATCGTCTTGAAGCTGCGATCCCTGATCAAGTGTGTAATGACCCTCGCTGTGGCCAGCCCTTCCACCAGGCCTGTCTGTAtgag TGGCTGCGAGCGCTGCCCTCCAGCAGGCAGAGCTTCAACATTGTTTTTGGAGAGTGTCCTTACTGCAGCAAG CCTATTACTGTGAAAATGGCAGCCCAGAAGTGA